A single genomic interval of Osmia lignaria lignaria isolate PbOS001 chromosome 9, iyOsmLign1, whole genome shotgun sequence harbors:
- the LOC117605863 gene encoding transcription elongation regulator 1 isoform X5: MRGGPPRFRGRGFGPRGPMFRGANNGFPFEGPPRPNCPPGPAGPRFRGPPPFDPSWGPMGPPNLMGPPNLMGPPGMPPPHMMNGPIGTGPGPYGPPPGMGPPNMNNIPGQQQPQQQQAQQQANIPGLDLNGEVWVETKTPDGKSYYYNIRTRETTWTKPEGPNVKVMVQDQLEQLVHGASKQTVPSSTPTSTATTPSQISENRVSQSSEQPPANNADAINQLSTAPPGTGPPPTLGETPNVNVQPTDSTQANGTAPATVTNTPTMNTPAVNTNMMQPPPNMIPMQHRIPNQFGGPIATQFGAAPFGMPPPGFQPFGGYGPPQANWGIPQMPHGVMTPQAPAEDPAILAQLDQELVASAMVWTEHRAPDGRLYYYNSKAGESVWEKPQALKDLENAKLALRQKAEEAAVNSTNTAVTSSAVPNNNVTTEPIKQDKPQESNHETKDSAKETDTNKPKKEEVAPKEAAKPQDKSRPISSTPVPGTPWCVVWTGDGRVFFYNPSSRISVWERPDDLIGRQDVDKMVSTPPDAVVATKTPRQSDTSESSDDDQPTPAKKMKQEDTKSVTPKEEEEKESKKTIDIGKEAAIEAEVRAARERAIVPLETRIKSFRDMLAEKEVSAFSTWEKELHKIVFDPRYLLLTSKERKQVFEKYVKERAEEERREKRNKMKERKEQFQKLLEEAGLHGKSSFSDFAQKHGRDERFKNVEKMRERESLFNEYLLEVRKKEKEEKTAKREQVKKEFFAMLREHKDIDRHSHWSDCKKKLESDWRYRVVESASTREDWFRDYIRMLKEERKKEKEKDKDHRHRDKDHHKSDKKDRDRKDVDKYKEKSSKDRVEKDSSKDKKQRRSEAPSEENGKEKKESVVEKESGEIEDNDEKPSKKENDKEDAEDQSDSEEDREKQKRERERRAEASLREREREVQRTLATHLRDRDKERQHHRHTEAVQHFSALLADLVRNGDLAWREAKRQLRKDHRWELAESLDREEKERLFNEHIEQLSRKKRDKFRELLDEVGASTELTASWRDIKKLLKDDPRYLKFSSSDRKCEKEFKEYIKDKLVAAKADFRELLQETKLITDKTYKKVQENSAHLVEIEEILRKDRRFLVLEAAAAERTRLLMGYLEELARRGPPPPPTASEPSRRPTTN, translated from the exons ATGAGAGGTGGGCCTCCCAGATTTAGAGGAAGAGGATTTGGACCCAGAGGACCAATGTTTCGAGGAGCAAATAACGGATTTCCATTCGAGGGACCTCCTAGGCCCAATTGTCCGCCAGGCCCAGCAGGACCACGCTTCCGGGGACCTCCACCGTTTGATCCTAGTTGGGGACCGATGGGGCCACCTAACCTGATGGGACCGCCGAATCTCATGGGACCTCCAGGAATG CCACCGCCACACATGATGAATGGCCCAATTGGGACAGGTCCGGGACCATACGGACCACCTCCTGGAATGGGACCACCAAATATGAATAAC ATTCCAGGTCAGCAGCAACCCCAGCAGCAACAGGCGCAACAACAAGCAAACATTCCAGGCTTAGACCTCAACGGGGAAGTGTGGGTAGAAACAAAAACACCGGATGGCAAGTCGTATTATTATAACATTCGTACAAGGGAAACTACATGGACAAAACCAGAGGGACCAAATGTTAAGGTCATGGTGCAGGACCAG TTAGAACAATTGGTGCATGGAGCGTCTAAACAAACGGTTCCGTCTAGTACACCTACTTCTACAGCCACCACCCCCAGTCAAATTAGTGAAAATAGAGTTTCTCAAAGTAGTGAACAACCCCCTGCGAATAATGCAGATGCTATTAATCAACTTAGTACAGCCCCTCCTGGTACAGGTCCACCTCCTACTCTTGGTGAAACACCAAATGTCAACGTGCAGCCTACTGACTCAACACAGGCAAATG GTACGGCACCGGCTACCGTTACTAACACCCCGACTATGAATACCCCAGCAGTTAATACAAATATGATGCAACCTCCTCCTAATATGATACCTATGCAACACAGAATACCAAATCAATTTGGTGGACCAATTGCAACACAGTTTGGAGCAGCACCTTTTGGTATGCCACCACCAGGTTTCCAACCATTCGGAGGCTACGGACCACCGCAAGCAAATTGGG GTATACCACAAATGCCACATGGTGTAATGACCCCACAAGCTCCAGCGGAAGACCCCGCTATATTAGCACAACTTGATCAAGAATTAGTAGCATCTGCTATGGTATGGACAGAGCACCGTGCTCCAGATGGcagattatattattataatagtaaAGCTGGAGAATCTGTTTGGGAAAAACCACAAGCTCTAAAAGATCTGGAAA ATGCAAAATTAGCGTTACGACAAAAGGCAGAAGAAGCAGCTGTCAACTCTACAAATACAGCTGTAACTAGTTCTGCTGTCCCTAATAATAATGTTACCACCGAACCTATAAAGCAAGATAAGCCGCAAGAAAGTAATCATGAAACCAAAGATAGTGCAAAGGAAACAGATACTAATAAACCGAAAAAAGAGGAAGTGGCACCTAAGGAGGCTGCTAAACCTCAAGATAAATCTAGACCAATTTCTAGTACTCCAGTGCCTGGAACCCCTTG GTGCGTCGTTTGGACGGGAGATGGACgcgtatttttttataatccCTCTTCGCGTATTTCTGTTTGGGAAAGACCAGACGACCTTATCGGTCGTCAGGATGTCGATAAAATGGTGTCCACTCCACCGGATGCGGTGGTTGCTACCAAAACTCCGCGTCAATCGGACACGAGCGAAAGCAGCGATGATGATCAACCTACACCAgcgaaaaaaatgaaacaggaGGATACTAAAA GTGTAACGCCTaaggaagaagaggagaagGAAAGCAAAAAGACTATAGATATCGGAAAGGAGGCTGCAATAGAGGCGGAAGTACGAGCAGCTAGGGAAAGAGCTATCGTTCCTTTGGAGACacgaattaaatcatttagagaTATGCTTGCAGAGAAAGAG GTATCCGCGTTTAGTACATGGGAGAAGGAACTTCATAAAATAGTATTTGACCCCCGTTACCTGCTTTTGACGTCGAAGGAAAGGAAACAAGTTTTCGAGAAGTATGTAAAGGAGAGAGCCGAAGAGGAGAGGCGGGAAAAGAGGAACAAAATGAAGGAACGGAAAGAACAGTTTCAGAAATTGCTGGAAGAAGCGGGTCTTCATGGAAA ATCTTCATTTAGCGATTTTGCTCAAAAACATGGGCGTGATGAACGGTTTAAGAATGTAGAAAAGATGCGTGAACGGGAGAGCCTATTCAACGAATATCTACTGGAAGtgcgaaagaaggaaaaagaggaaaaaacagCAAAACGAGAACAG GTGAAAAAGGAATTCTTTGCGATGCTACGTGAACACAAAGACATCGACAGGCATTCGCATTGGAGTGATTGTAAGAAAAAATTGGAATCTGATTGGAGGTACAGAGTGGTAGAGTCGGCAAGCACGCGTGAAGATTGGTTTAGGGATTACATTCGTATGCTAAAGGAGGagaggaaaaaggagaaggagaaagacAAAGATCACCGGCACAGGGACAAAGATCATCACAAGTCAGACAAGAAAGATAGGGACAGAAAGGATGTTGATAAGTACAAGGAGAAATCTTCCAAGGATCGGGTTGAAAAGGATAGTTCAAAGGACAAGAAGCAACGCAGAAGCGAGGCACCATCTGAAGAGAATggcaaagaaaagaaggaatcgGTTGTGGAAAAAGAAAGTGGAGAAATTGAAGATAACGATGAAAAGCCAtccaaaaaagaaaatgac AAGGAGGATGCAGAGGATCAGTCCGATTCAGAAGAGGATCGTGAGAAACAGAAACGAGAGCGCGAAAGAAGAGCGGAAGCGAGTCTTCGCGAAAGAGAAAGGGAAGTTCAAAGGACTTTAGCCACGCATCTTCGCGATAGGGATAAGGAGAGACAACATCATCGTCACACAGAAGCGGTACAGCATTTCAGTGCTCTTCTTGCAGATTTA GTAAGGAACGGTGACCTGGCTTGGCGTGAAGCGAAACGACAGCTGAGAAAAGACCATAGGTGGGAACTAGCGGAGAGTTTAGACCGTGAGGAAAAAGAGagattgtttaacgaacacATAGAACAGCTCAGTCGTAAGAAACGTGACAAATTCCGTGAACTCCTCGACGAAGTTGGAGCTTCGACTGAACTTACTGCGTCGTGGAGGGATATTAAAAAGTTGTTGAAAGATGACCCTAGATATCTTAAATTTTCTTCCAGTGATCGG AAATGTGAAAAAGAATTCAAGGAGTACATTAAAGATAAACTTGTTGCGGCAAAGGCTGATTTTAGGGAACTTTTACAA GAAACAAAACTTATTACGGATAAAACATACAAAAAAGTGCAAGAGAATAGTGCACATTTAGTAGAAATTGAAGAAATCTTAAGGAAGGATCGAAGATTTCTTGTACTTGAAGCAGCAGCTGCTGAAAGAACTCGTTTATTAATGGGATATTTGGAGGAATTGGCACGTAGGGGTCCGCCTCCACCACCTACTGCCTCCGAACCTTCGAGAAGACCAACCACAAA CTAA
- the LOC117605863 gene encoding transcription elongation regulator 1 isoform X1: METSTEQTPVSTETVPNNEQEHNEEGMEETEDYSFDGEDYRHFVPRGRGGFRGRGRGGFDFPMRGGPPRFRGRGFGPRGPMFRGANNGFPFEGPPRPNCPPGPAGPRFRGPPPFDPSWGPMGPPNLMGPPNLMGPPGMPPPHMMNGPIGTGPGPYGPPPGMGPPNMNNIPGQQQPQQQQAQQQANIPGLDLNGEVWVETKTPDGKSYYYNIRTRETTWTKPEGPNVKVMVQDQLEQLVHGASKQTVPSSTPTSTATTPSQISENRVSQSSEQPPANNADAINQLSTAPPGTGPPPTLGETPNVNVQPTDSTQANGTAPATVTNTPTMNTPAVNTNMMQPPPNMIPMQHRIPNQFGGPIATQFGAAPFGMPPPGFQPFGGYGPPQANWGIPQMPHGVMTPQAPAEDPAILAQLDQELVASAMVWTEHRAPDGRLYYYNSKAGESVWEKPQALKDLENAKLALRQKAEEAAVNSTNTAVTSSAVPNNNVTTEPIKQDKPQESNHETKDSAKETDTNKPKKEEVAPKEAAKPQDKSRPISSTPVPGTPWCVVWTGDGRVFFYNPSSRISVWERPDDLIGRQDVDKMVSTPPDAVVATKTPRQSDTSESSDDDQPTPAKKMKQEDTKSVTPKEEEEKESKKTIDIGKEAAIEAEVRAARERAIVPLETRIKSFRDMLAEKEVSAFSTWEKELHKIVFDPRYLLLTSKERKQVFEKYVKERAEEERREKRNKMKERKEQFQKLLEEAGLHGKSSFSDFAQKHGRDERFKNVEKMRERESLFNEYLLEVRKKEKEEKTAKREQVKKEFFAMLREHKDIDRHSHWSDCKKKLESDWRYRVVESASTREDWFRDYIRMLKEERKKEKEKDKDHRHRDKDHHKSDKKDRDRKDVDKYKEKSSKDRVEKDSSKDKKQRRSEAPSEENGKEKKESVVEKESGEIEDNDEKPSKKENDKEDAEDQSDSEEDREKQKRERERRAEASLREREREVQRTLATHLRDRDKERQHHRHTEAVQHFSALLADLVRNGDLAWREAKRQLRKDHRWELAESLDREEKERLFNEHIEQLSRKKRDKFRELLDEVGASTELTASWRDIKKLLKDDPRYLKFSSSDRKCEKEFKEYIKDKLVAAKADFRELLQETKLITDKTYKKVQENSAHLVEIEEILRKDRRFLVLEAAAAERTRLLMGYLEELARRGPPPPPTASEPSRRPTTN; encoded by the exons atggaaaCGAGTACCGAACAAACCCCCGTGTCTACCGAAACCGTTCCCAATAATGAACAGGAGCACAATGAGGAGGGTATGGAAGAAACTGAGGATTACAGTTTCGATGGAGAAGATTATAGGCATTTCGTACCACGGGGTCGAGGAGGCTTTAG gGGTCGTGGCAGAGGTGGGTTTGATTTCCCCATGAGAGGTGGGCCTCCCAGATTTAGAGGAAGAGGATTTGGACCCAGAGGACCAATGTTTCGAGGAGCAAATAACGGATTTCCATTCGAGGGACCTCCTAGGCCCAATTGTCCGCCAGGCCCAGCAGGACCACGCTTCCGGGGACCTCCACCGTTTGATCCTAGTTGGGGACCGATGGGGCCACCTAACCTGATGGGACCGCCGAATCTCATGGGACCTCCAGGAATG CCACCGCCACACATGATGAATGGCCCAATTGGGACAGGTCCGGGACCATACGGACCACCTCCTGGAATGGGACCACCAAATATGAATAAC ATTCCAGGTCAGCAGCAACCCCAGCAGCAACAGGCGCAACAACAAGCAAACATTCCAGGCTTAGACCTCAACGGGGAAGTGTGGGTAGAAACAAAAACACCGGATGGCAAGTCGTATTATTATAACATTCGTACAAGGGAAACTACATGGACAAAACCAGAGGGACCAAATGTTAAGGTCATGGTGCAGGACCAG TTAGAACAATTGGTGCATGGAGCGTCTAAACAAACGGTTCCGTCTAGTACACCTACTTCTACAGCCACCACCCCCAGTCAAATTAGTGAAAATAGAGTTTCTCAAAGTAGTGAACAACCCCCTGCGAATAATGCAGATGCTATTAATCAACTTAGTACAGCCCCTCCTGGTACAGGTCCACCTCCTACTCTTGGTGAAACACCAAATGTCAACGTGCAGCCTACTGACTCAACACAGGCAAATG GTACGGCACCGGCTACCGTTACTAACACCCCGACTATGAATACCCCAGCAGTTAATACAAATATGATGCAACCTCCTCCTAATATGATACCTATGCAACACAGAATACCAAATCAATTTGGTGGACCAATTGCAACACAGTTTGGAGCAGCACCTTTTGGTATGCCACCACCAGGTTTCCAACCATTCGGAGGCTACGGACCACCGCAAGCAAATTGGG GTATACCACAAATGCCACATGGTGTAATGACCCCACAAGCTCCAGCGGAAGACCCCGCTATATTAGCACAACTTGATCAAGAATTAGTAGCATCTGCTATGGTATGGACAGAGCACCGTGCTCCAGATGGcagattatattattataatagtaaAGCTGGAGAATCTGTTTGGGAAAAACCACAAGCTCTAAAAGATCTGGAAA ATGCAAAATTAGCGTTACGACAAAAGGCAGAAGAAGCAGCTGTCAACTCTACAAATACAGCTGTAACTAGTTCTGCTGTCCCTAATAATAATGTTACCACCGAACCTATAAAGCAAGATAAGCCGCAAGAAAGTAATCATGAAACCAAAGATAGTGCAAAGGAAACAGATACTAATAAACCGAAAAAAGAGGAAGTGGCACCTAAGGAGGCTGCTAAACCTCAAGATAAATCTAGACCAATTTCTAGTACTCCAGTGCCTGGAACCCCTTG GTGCGTCGTTTGGACGGGAGATGGACgcgtatttttttataatccCTCTTCGCGTATTTCTGTTTGGGAAAGACCAGACGACCTTATCGGTCGTCAGGATGTCGATAAAATGGTGTCCACTCCACCGGATGCGGTGGTTGCTACCAAAACTCCGCGTCAATCGGACACGAGCGAAAGCAGCGATGATGATCAACCTACACCAgcgaaaaaaatgaaacaggaGGATACTAAAA GTGTAACGCCTaaggaagaagaggagaagGAAAGCAAAAAGACTATAGATATCGGAAAGGAGGCTGCAATAGAGGCGGAAGTACGAGCAGCTAGGGAAAGAGCTATCGTTCCTTTGGAGACacgaattaaatcatttagagaTATGCTTGCAGAGAAAGAG GTATCCGCGTTTAGTACATGGGAGAAGGAACTTCATAAAATAGTATTTGACCCCCGTTACCTGCTTTTGACGTCGAAGGAAAGGAAACAAGTTTTCGAGAAGTATGTAAAGGAGAGAGCCGAAGAGGAGAGGCGGGAAAAGAGGAACAAAATGAAGGAACGGAAAGAACAGTTTCAGAAATTGCTGGAAGAAGCGGGTCTTCATGGAAA ATCTTCATTTAGCGATTTTGCTCAAAAACATGGGCGTGATGAACGGTTTAAGAATGTAGAAAAGATGCGTGAACGGGAGAGCCTATTCAACGAATATCTACTGGAAGtgcgaaagaaggaaaaagaggaaaaaacagCAAAACGAGAACAG GTGAAAAAGGAATTCTTTGCGATGCTACGTGAACACAAAGACATCGACAGGCATTCGCATTGGAGTGATTGTAAGAAAAAATTGGAATCTGATTGGAGGTACAGAGTGGTAGAGTCGGCAAGCACGCGTGAAGATTGGTTTAGGGATTACATTCGTATGCTAAAGGAGGagaggaaaaaggagaaggagaaagacAAAGATCACCGGCACAGGGACAAAGATCATCACAAGTCAGACAAGAAAGATAGGGACAGAAAGGATGTTGATAAGTACAAGGAGAAATCTTCCAAGGATCGGGTTGAAAAGGATAGTTCAAAGGACAAGAAGCAACGCAGAAGCGAGGCACCATCTGAAGAGAATggcaaagaaaagaaggaatcgGTTGTGGAAAAAGAAAGTGGAGAAATTGAAGATAACGATGAAAAGCCAtccaaaaaagaaaatgac AAGGAGGATGCAGAGGATCAGTCCGATTCAGAAGAGGATCGTGAGAAACAGAAACGAGAGCGCGAAAGAAGAGCGGAAGCGAGTCTTCGCGAAAGAGAAAGGGAAGTTCAAAGGACTTTAGCCACGCATCTTCGCGATAGGGATAAGGAGAGACAACATCATCGTCACACAGAAGCGGTACAGCATTTCAGTGCTCTTCTTGCAGATTTA GTAAGGAACGGTGACCTGGCTTGGCGTGAAGCGAAACGACAGCTGAGAAAAGACCATAGGTGGGAACTAGCGGAGAGTTTAGACCGTGAGGAAAAAGAGagattgtttaacgaacacATAGAACAGCTCAGTCGTAAGAAACGTGACAAATTCCGTGAACTCCTCGACGAAGTTGGAGCTTCGACTGAACTTACTGCGTCGTGGAGGGATATTAAAAAGTTGTTGAAAGATGACCCTAGATATCTTAAATTTTCTTCCAGTGATCGG AAATGTGAAAAAGAATTCAAGGAGTACATTAAAGATAAACTTGTTGCGGCAAAGGCTGATTTTAGGGAACTTTTACAA GAAACAAAACTTATTACGGATAAAACATACAAAAAAGTGCAAGAGAATAGTGCACATTTAGTAGAAATTGAAGAAATCTTAAGGAAGGATCGAAGATTTCTTGTACTTGAAGCAGCAGCTGCTGAAAGAACTCGTTTATTAATGGGATATTTGGAGGAATTGGCACGTAGGGGTCCGCCTCCACCACCTACTGCCTCCGAACCTTCGAGAAGACCAACCACAAA CTAA